A window of the Verminephrobacter eiseniae EF01-2 genome harbors these coding sequences:
- the guaB gene encoding IMP dehydrogenase: protein MRLLGKALTFDDVLLVPAYSRILPKDTSLATKLSRNIELNLPLVSAAMDTVTEARLAIAIAQEGGVGIVHKNLTPQAQAAQVAKVKRYESGVLRDPVVITPGHTVLQVLQLSEQLGISGFPVCDGGKVVGIVTGRDLRFETRYDVKVHQIMTPREKLITVNEKDGTTPAEAKALLNKHKLERILVINDAFELKGLITVKDITKQTSFPNAARDAAGRLRVGAAVGVGEGTEERVEALVRAGVDAIVVDTAHGHSKGVIERVRWVRQNYPQVDVIGGNIATGAGALALVEAGADAVKVGIGPGSICTTRIVAGVGVPQIMAIDSVATALKGTGVPLIADGGIRYSGDIAKALAAGAGTVMMGGMFAGTEEAPGEVILYQGRSYKSYRGMGSIGAMQQGSADRYFQESSTGNPNADKLVPEGIEGRVPYKGSMVSIVYQMAGGVRAAMGYCGCASIEEMNHRAEFVEITAAGIRESHVHDVQITKEAPNYRAD, encoded by the coding sequence ATGCGCCTTCTTGGCAAAGCGCTCACCTTCGACGATGTGTTGCTGGTGCCAGCGTACTCCCGGATCCTGCCCAAAGACACGTCGCTTGCGACCAAACTCTCGCGCAATATCGAACTGAACCTGCCGCTGGTGTCCGCCGCCATGGACACCGTGACCGAGGCGCGCCTGGCAATTGCCATTGCCCAGGAGGGCGGCGTCGGCATCGTGCACAAGAACCTCACGCCGCAGGCGCAGGCCGCGCAAGTGGCCAAGGTCAAGCGCTATGAGTCGGGCGTGCTGCGCGATCCGGTGGTAATCACTCCCGGGCACACCGTGCTGCAGGTGCTGCAGTTGTCCGAGCAGTTGGGTATTTCGGGCTTTCCGGTGTGCGATGGCGGCAAGGTGGTTGGCATCGTGACGGGCCGTGATCTGCGCTTCGAGACGCGCTACGACGTCAAGGTCCACCAGATCATGACCCCGCGCGAGAAACTGATCACGGTCAATGAAAAGGACGGCACCACGCCGGCCGAGGCCAAGGCGCTGCTCAACAAGCACAAGCTCGAACGCATCCTGGTGATCAACGACGCCTTCGAGCTCAAGGGCCTGATCACCGTCAAGGACATCACCAAGCAGACCAGTTTCCCCAATGCCGCGCGCGACGCCGCAGGCCGCCTGCGTGTGGGCGCTGCGGTGGGCGTGGGCGAGGGCACCGAAGAGCGCGTCGAGGCCCTGGTCCGGGCCGGCGTCGATGCCATCGTCGTCGACACGGCCCATGGCCACAGCAAGGGCGTGATCGAGCGCGTGCGCTGGGTCCGGCAGAACTATCCCCAGGTCGACGTGATCGGCGGCAACATTGCCACCGGCGCCGGAGCGCTGGCGCTGGTCGAGGCCGGGGCCGACGCCGTCAAGGTCGGCATCGGCCCGGGCTCGATCTGCACCACCCGCATCGTGGCCGGCGTGGGCGTGCCGCAGATCATGGCGATCGACAGCGTCGCCACGGCGCTCAAAGGCACCGGCGTGCCGCTGATCGCCGACGGCGGCATCCGCTACAGCGGAGACATCGCCAAGGCCCTGGCCGCCGGCGCTGGCACGGTGATGATGGGCGGCATGTTTGCCGGCACCGAAGAAGCCCCGGGCGAAGTCATCCTGTACCAGGGCCGCAGCTACAAGAGCTACCGTGGCATGGGCAGCATAGGCGCCATGCAGCAAGGCAGCGCCGACCGCTACTTCCAGGAGTCGAGCACCGGCAACCCCAATGCCGACAAACTGGTGCCCGAAGGCATAGAAGGCCGCGTGCCCTACAAGGGCTCGATGGTTTCCATCGTCTACCAGATGGCCGGCGGCGTGCGCGCCGCCATGGGCTACTGCGGCTGCGCCAGCATCGAGGAGATGAACCACCGGGCCGAATTCGTCGAGATCACCGCCGCCGGCATCCGTGAAAGCCATGTGCACGATGTGCAGATCACCAAGGAAGCGCCGAACTACCGCGCCGATTGA
- a CDS encoding M20 family metallo-hydrolase, with the protein MPLLKVNRERLKRSMDQISTIGATPRGGMHRLALGDKDRQARDLLKRWCMDAGFPVRVDPIGNMFARRAGRHSDSPPVVIGSHLDSQCMAGRFDGPVGVIAALEVLRTLDDQRVVTQAPIDLVNWTNEEGARFSPPLLGSGVFTGAHDLDFALRQTDKEGLSVQQELVRIGYAGAGPVTLPVRKYIELHIEQGVVLEQAAIGIGVVTGFVGIRDTKVTVLGQSTHAGPLAMDSRRDALVGAAGMILAAREIGLAHGPDARVTIGKLAIPSDSHSVVPGCVEMVLDVRHPDAHRLNAVVFALQQRFRAMATDSGLAVHFEDSWYYPPVVFDSGLRSQIAEAAAGFGYSHMELPSRAGHDALNMARVAPTAMIFIPCRAGLSHNELEFAEDQDIAAGADVLLAAALAAAR; encoded by the coding sequence ATGCCCTTGCTCAAAGTGAATCGCGAGCGTCTGAAGCGCAGCATGGACCAGATATCGACGATAGGCGCCACCCCCAGGGGTGGAATGCATCGTCTGGCGCTCGGCGATAAGGACCGGCAGGCGCGCGATTTGCTCAAGCGGTGGTGCATGGACGCCGGATTTCCGGTCAGGGTGGACCCGATCGGCAATATGTTCGCGCGGCGGGCGGGGCGCCATTCCGATAGTCCGCCGGTGGTTATTGGCAGCCATCTGGACAGCCAGTGCATGGCAGGTCGCTTCGATGGGCCTGTGGGCGTCATCGCGGCATTGGAAGTGCTGCGCACGCTGGATGACCAGCGCGTGGTCACGCAAGCGCCGATTGACTTGGTCAACTGGACCAATGAGGAGGGCGCGCGGTTCAGCCCGCCGCTTTTGGGGTCGGGCGTTTTCACCGGGGCCCATGATCTGGATTTTGCGCTGCGCCAGACGGACAAGGAAGGTCTGAGCGTTCAGCAGGAACTGGTCAGGATTGGATATGCCGGTGCGGGGCCGGTGACGCTTCCTGTCAGAAAATATATCGAATTGCATATCGAGCAAGGGGTGGTTCTTGAGCAGGCAGCCATCGGGATCGGTGTGGTTACCGGATTTGTCGGCATCCGCGACACCAAAGTGACCGTGCTGGGCCAGAGCACACATGCCGGCCCGCTGGCGATGGACAGCCGGCGTGACGCATTGGTGGGGGCTGCGGGCATGATTTTGGCAGCCAGGGAGATTGGCCTGGCGCATGGCCCGGATGCCCGGGTCACGATTGGCAAACTCGCCATTCCTTCGGACTCGCACAGCGTGGTGCCGGGTTGCGTCGAAATGGTGCTGGATGTTCGCCACCCGGACGCCCACCGCCTCAATGCGGTGGTTTTCGCATTGCAGCAGCGCTTTCGTGCCATGGCGACCGACAGCGGGTTGGCGGTGCATTTCGAGGACAGTTGGTATTACCCGCCGGTGGTGTTCGATTCCGGGCTGCGTTCGCAGATTGCCGAGGCCGCTGCGGGTTTTGGGTATTCGCATATGGAGTTGCCGAGCCGGGCCGGCCATGACGCGCTGAACATGGCGCGGGTTGCGCCCACGGCGATGATCTTCATTCCGTGTCGCGCCGGTCTGAGCCATAACGAACTGGAATTTGCCGAAGATCAGGATATCGCCGCTGGTGCCGATGTGCTTTTGGCGGCCGCGCTGGCTGCTGCCCGGTGA
- a CDS encoding enolase C-terminal domain-like protein has product MRIVEIRERAIPLQANIKNSVVNFAGHTVSLLALITDVMQDGKPVAGLAFDSIGRFGQSGLLRERFIPRLMQAQPQLLLTDDGKLFDPQRVLSVIMQNEKPGGHGDRAHAAAAIELAVWDLNAKLQHMPAWQHIANHFGVIPRPTMPVYAAGGYYYPEDNQGRLQGELQHYRDLGYGRFKMKIGGASLVEDMARIEAALKVVGNPADLAVDANGRFDLQTALAYGHAMKDFGLRWYEEAGDPLDFALMAALAEQYPHRLATGENLFSVSDVRNLVHFGQMRPNFDLFQMDPGLSYGLGEFVKMIGVIEAQGYSRRDVHPHGGHMMALHIVVGLGLGGSEAYPGVFSPFGGYTAGCRIADGGVTPGRAPGFGLEEKTDLYPHIQTLLCM; this is encoded by the coding sequence ATGCGCATCGTCGAAATTCGCGAGCGGGCCATCCCGCTGCAAGCCAATATCAAGAACTCTGTCGTCAATTTTGCCGGGCATACCGTTTCACTGTTGGCATTGATCACCGACGTCATGCAAGATGGCAAGCCGGTGGCGGGATTGGCCTTCGATTCCATAGGCCGCTTTGGCCAGAGTGGCCTGCTGCGCGAACGATTCATTCCGCGATTGATGCAAGCGCAGCCGCAACTGCTGCTGACGGACGATGGGAAACTGTTCGATCCGCAGCGGGTGCTGTCGGTCATCATGCAAAACGAGAAACCCGGCGGTCATGGTGACCGTGCCCATGCGGCCGCCGCGATCGAGCTCGCGGTCTGGGATTTGAACGCCAAATTGCAGCACATGCCTGCATGGCAGCACATTGCGAATCATTTTGGAGTCATCCCCAGGCCGACCATGCCGGTCTATGCGGCCGGCGGATATTATTACCCTGAAGATAACCAAGGCCGTTTGCAGGGTGAATTACAGCATTACCGTGATCTCGGGTATGGTCGCTTCAAAATGAAGATTGGCGGCGCCTCGCTCGTCGAAGACATGGCGCGCATCGAAGCGGCCCTGAAGGTGGTCGGAAACCCTGCCGATCTGGCGGTCGACGCCAACGGGCGTTTTGATCTCCAGACCGCTCTGGCTTATGGCCATGCCATGAAGGATTTCGGCTTGCGCTGGTATGAAGAGGCTGGTGATCCACTCGATTTTGCGCTGATGGCCGCACTTGCAGAGCAATACCCGCACCGCCTGGCCACGGGAGAAAATCTGTTTTCTGTCAGCGATGTAAGGAATCTGGTTCATTTTGGTCAAATGCGGCCAAATTTTGATCTGTTTCAGATGGATCCGGGTCTCAGTTATGGGCTTGGTGAATTCGTGAAGATGATCGGCGTGATCGAAGCGCAGGGCTATTCACGGCGCGATGTCCATCCGCACGGTGGTCATATGATGGCCCTGCACATCGTTGTCGGTCTGGGACTTGGCGGTTCGGAGGCTTACCCCGGGGTGTTTTCTCCATTCGGGGGCTACACGGCAGGGTGCCGCATTGCGGACGGCGGCGTTACGCCCGGCCGGGCGCCGGGTTTTGGATTGGAAGAAAAAACGGATTTATATCCGCATATTCAAACCCTGCTCTGCATGTAA
- a CDS encoding aminotransferase family protein, with product MTDAETAVMPDRTNTSRDHAKRYVRHFLADFAKLDQEYPRTYPRMIVRGEGAYVIDEEGRRILDAGSHLGACQIGHGHPEVADRIHQQVRNIEFIALDAGISHVYAAALGERLAKMVLCDDPVFSFTNSGSESNELAFKIARQYHRRRGQPGRVKIFSRNGSYHGSTLATSAATGAAPFKEGFGPLPEGFIQGAQPSPGRCGHCGFNDACSLACLDDFERLIMAEGSETVAAVIAEPIAIPQAVKVPPPDYFVRLRKFCDDHGILLIIDEVVCGFGRTGRMFGAEHFGVHGDIVTFAKGLTSGYVPMGAVAVARHVEEVFKNAPLLHLNTYAGHPVACAAAMAVLDIMERERLVLHSARMEPILRRELQRLQNAVARVRYLSVIGLLSSVIVDISDRPDPDAVIRRVRNIAYDNGLLARVARDGALLSVHFYPPLVVAEQDIVAGVRALEIALRMI from the coding sequence ATGACCGATGCCGAAACCGCAGTAATGCCAGACAGGACAAATACCAGCCGCGATCACGCCAAACGCTATGTACGGCATTTTCTGGCTGACTTCGCCAAACTCGATCAGGAATATCCGCGCACCTACCCCAGGATGATCGTGCGCGGTGAAGGTGCCTATGTGATCGACGAAGAGGGGCGCCGGATTCTGGACGCCGGCAGTCACCTCGGGGCTTGTCAGATCGGCCACGGCCATCCGGAGGTCGCCGACCGTATCCATCAGCAGGTGCGCAATATTGAATTCATAGCGCTCGATGCGGGCATTTCGCATGTCTATGCCGCAGCGCTGGGCGAACGCCTGGCAAAAATGGTGTTGTGCGACGATCCTGTTTTTTCATTTACCAACAGTGGCAGTGAATCCAATGAACTGGCATTCAAGATCGCCCGCCAATACCACAGACGCCGCGGCCAGCCCGGGCGCGTGAAAATTTTTTCGCGCAATGGCTCCTACCATGGCTCCACGTTGGCAACATCTGCTGCAACCGGGGCCGCGCCATTCAAGGAGGGGTTCGGGCCGCTGCCCGAGGGATTCATCCAGGGCGCGCAGCCCTCGCCCGGCCGCTGCGGTCACTGCGGATTCAACGATGCCTGCTCCCTGGCCTGTCTTGATGATTTCGAGCGTCTGATCATGGCCGAGGGCTCCGAAACCGTTGCGGCCGTCATTGCCGAGCCGATTGCCATTCCCCAGGCCGTCAAAGTGCCACCGCCCGATTATTTTGTTCGCCTGCGCAAGTTCTGTGATGACCATGGCATTCTGCTCATCATCGATGAGGTGGTGTGCGGCTTTGGGCGTACCGGCCGCATGTTCGGCGCCGAGCATTTTGGCGTGCACGGTGATATCGTGACCTTTGCCAAGGGGCTTACCTCGGGTTATGTGCCGATGGGTGCAGTGGCCGTTGCACGCCATGTCGAGGAGGTATTCAAAAATGCCCCTTTGCTGCACCTGAACACCTATGCCGGCCATCCGGTGGCGTGTGCAGCCGCGATGGCCGTGCTCGATATCATGGAGCGCGAGCGACTGGTGCTGCACAGCGCGCGCATGGAACCCATTTTGCGGCGTGAATTGCAGCGCTTGCAAAATGCAGTGGCCAGGGTGCGGTATCTTTCCGTCATTGGACTGTTGTCCAGCGTGATCGTCGATATATCGGATCGACCCGATCCCGACGCCGTGATCCGGCGCGTGCGCAATATCGCCTACGATAACGGACTGCTGGCCCGCGTTGCCCGCGATGGCGCACTCCTGAGCGTGCACTTTTATCCCCCATTGGTGGTTGCCGAGCAAGATATCGTTGCCGGGGTGCGCGCACTGGAAATCGCTTTGCGCATGATTTGA
- a CDS encoding aldehyde dehydrogenase, translating into MTDAKHGETIQGPMSYGHWIAGRETHSGGASFPSHNPTTGAEWGRFALGSQDTVGDAVAAATAAFEGAEWSSLSPTRRGRLMMRWGDAIAQHAEKLGALETSQNGKLLSEMVLQARIVPDWLYYYGGLADKIEGRVIPVERRSVLNYTRREALGVVGVIMPWNSPLFLTTMAVAPALAAGNTVVIKPSEVSSASIIEAVKLAEQIGFPRGVLNVVTGGRETAEALIDHCGVAKIAFTGGVEAGRAVGVRAARRMAQVTLELGGKSANIVFPDADLAQARAGLLAGIFAAAGQTCVAGSRAFVHRSIHDRLLAELAERAKNIRIGNPLDPATQMGPVATKAQLDKDESMVRRAIDEGAQVVHGGCRAAVDGFPGGYFYTPTILTGVSPGSYIAQNEVFGPVLSVIPFDDEDEVIALANGTGFGLAAGIWSLNIRQAHRVANQLQAGTVWVNMYRAMSFNSPFGGYKASGIGRQNGIEAIDSYLQTKSIWCELSQEVQDPFVMRA; encoded by the coding sequence ATGACTGATGCAAAGCACGGCGAAACCATACAAGGCCCGATGTCATACGGACATTGGATTGCAGGTCGTGAAACACACTCGGGGGGCGCCAGCTTTCCCTCCCATAACCCGACGACAGGCGCCGAGTGGGGGCGGTTCGCCTTGGGATCGCAAGATACGGTCGGGGATGCCGTAGCGGCGGCAACAGCCGCGTTCGAGGGCGCCGAATGGTCGTCACTGTCGCCTACGCGCCGGGGCCGGTTGATGATGCGCTGGGGCGATGCCATTGCGCAGCATGCCGAAAAACTGGGGGCACTGGAAACCAGTCAGAATGGCAAGCTGCTATCCGAGATGGTACTGCAGGCGCGCATCGTGCCCGACTGGCTTTATTACTATGGTGGTCTGGCAGACAAGATCGAGGGCCGGGTCATTCCGGTCGAACGGCGTTCGGTACTCAACTATACGCGGCGGGAGGCGCTGGGCGTGGTGGGCGTCATCATGCCGTGGAATTCGCCGCTTTTCCTGACGACGATGGCGGTGGCGCCGGCGCTTGCGGCGGGCAATACCGTCGTCATCAAGCCGTCCGAAGTAAGCTCCGCGTCAATCATCGAAGCCGTCAAATTGGCCGAGCAGATCGGATTTCCACGCGGCGTTCTGAATGTCGTGACCGGTGGGCGTGAAACGGCAGAGGCGCTCATCGACCATTGCGGGGTTGCCAAGATCGCTTTCACCGGAGGGGTCGAGGCGGGCCGCGCAGTCGGTGTGCGGGCCGCCCGGCGCATGGCGCAGGTCACTCTGGAGTTGGGTGGTAAATCGGCGAATATCGTGTTCCCGGATGCAGATTTGGCCCAGGCCAGGGCGGGACTGCTGGCCGGTATTTTTGCCGCAGCGGGACAGACCTGTGTGGCTGGCTCGCGCGCGTTCGTGCACCGCAGCATTCACGATCGATTGCTGGCCGAACTCGCCGAGCGGGCAAAAAATATCAGGATCGGCAACCCCCTCGATCCCGCGACGCAAATGGGGCCGGTGGCAACGAAGGCGCAACTCGACAAGGACGAGTCAATGGTGCGCCGGGCCATCGATGAAGGCGCCCAAGTGGTTCATGGCGGCTGCCGCGCTGCGGTAGACGGGTTTCCCGGGGGATATTTCTATACCCCGACCATTCTCACGGGCGTCAGCCCCGGGAGCTATATTGCACAAAACGAAGTATTCGGTCCGGTGCTGTCGGTCATTCCCTTTGATGATGAAGACGAGGTCATCGCGCTGGCCAACGGAACAGGCTTTGGTCTCGCAGCAGGCATTTGGTCGCTCAATATTCGCCAGGCGCATCGGGTGGCCAACCAATTGCAGGCGGGAACCGTCTGGGTCAACATGTATCGGGCCATGAGCTTCAATTCGCCATTCGGCGGCTACAAGGCCAGTGGCATCGGTCGGCAAAACGGCATCGAAGCGATCGACTCCTACCTGCAAACCAAGAGTATCTGGTGCGAACTCAGTCAAGAGGTGCAAGACCCCTTTGTGATGCGTGCCTGA
- a CDS encoding MFS transporter has product MSTAQTIAPSIPADPATLRRAMTAGVIGHFVEWYDYGVYAYVATILAVVFFAPSDPTAALLSVFATFAVAFFARPLGGLIFGYLGDRIGRQRCLAFVIVLMSVATFTIGILPTYEQVSVLAPVLLLICRIVQGLSAGGEIAGASSFINEYAPQGRRGLFSSLLPAASAVGLLLGALLMAILTANLSAQQMIAWGWRVPFLIALLLGAAGLYLRIKIEDTPMFRALVSAAKTEANPLKASIMQQSRWIAVAFGATLTYGVGFYTILSYMPSYLRLVSKFDQTSVFAITAVTLIAHIIALPMWGALSDRVGRRPVILGASLALMVVTYPAFLLLAQGNTPITGMIGGAFMAILIAAGAAPLFAYMAEMFPTTVRASSISIGYNASVMLFGGTAPFIATYLIQSTGSQVAPSFYLVAAAACAALTLLFAGTNDKSHRIELRQS; this is encoded by the coding sequence ATGTCCACCGCACAGACCATCGCACCGAGCATCCCGGCAGACCCCGCCACACTCAGGCGCGCCATGACCGCAGGGGTCATCGGTCATTTTGTCGAATGGTACGACTATGGCGTTTATGCCTATGTCGCAACGATTCTCGCCGTGGTGTTTTTTGCTCCATCGGATCCGACTGCGGCGTTGCTCTCGGTCTTTGCCACTTTCGCGGTGGCCTTTTTCGCCCGACCGCTCGGCGGGTTGATTTTCGGATACCTTGGCGACCGGATCGGACGGCAACGCTGTCTGGCATTCGTCATCGTGCTGATGTCGGTTGCGACCTTCACGATCGGTATCTTGCCAACCTATGAACAAGTGTCGGTGCTGGCACCTGTTTTGCTGCTGATCTGCCGCATCGTTCAAGGACTGTCCGCAGGCGGCGAGATTGCGGGGGCATCCTCATTCATCAATGAATATGCCCCCCAGGGCCGACGCGGCTTGTTTTCAAGTCTGCTGCCCGCAGCGTCGGCCGTGGGATTGCTGCTCGGTGCCCTGCTGATGGCCATTTTGACGGCGAATCTATCGGCGCAACAGATGATCGCCTGGGGCTGGCGTGTCCCTTTCCTGATTGCGCTACTGCTGGGGGCCGCCGGCCTTTATTTGCGGATCAAAATCGAAGACACACCCATGTTCCGTGCATTGGTGAGCGCAGCCAAAACCGAGGCCAATCCGCTGAAGGCGAGTATCATGCAACAGTCCCGATGGATTGCCGTCGCCTTCGGGGCCACGCTCACCTATGGCGTCGGCTTTTATACGATCCTCAGTTACATGCCATCCTATCTCAGGCTCGTCTCGAAATTCGACCAGACTTCGGTATTTGCCATCACGGCAGTGACCCTGATCGCTCATATCATCGCGCTGCCGATGTGGGGTGCGCTCTCGGATCGCGTGGGGCGACGCCCGGTGATCCTTGGCGCCAGTCTGGCACTCATGGTCGTCACCTACCCGGCCTTTCTTCTGCTGGCACAAGGCAATACCCCGATCACCGGCATGATCGGGGGCGCCTTCATGGCCATCCTCATTGCTGCCGGTGCTGCGCCACTTTTTGCCTATATGGCGGAGATGTTTCCCACCACGGTCCGGGCGAGTTCCATTTCCATTGGCTACAACGCTTCGGTCATGTTGTTTGGTGGAACTGCGCCATTCATCGCCACCTACCTCATCCAATCGACAGGCAGCCAGGTTGCACCGAGTTTCTACCTGGTGGCTGCTGCAGCCTGCGCTGCACTGACCCTGCTCTTTGCCGGCACCAACGATAAAAGCCACCGCATTGAATTGAGACAGAGCTAA
- the gshA gene encoding glutamate--cysteine ligase encodes MVPHLITALTGPINELEQRILDSMPAIERWFRLEWMEHQPPFYTSVDIRNAGFKLAPVDSNLFPGGWNNLTTEMLPLAVQAAMAAIEKICPEARNLLIIPENHQRNTFYLANVVQLQRIFNMAGLNVRVGSISPEIKKPTLIKLPNGDSVTLEPVVRTKRRLGLKDFDPCTILLNNDLLAGPPGILEEIHEQYLLPPLHAGRSVRRLSTHFKNYEEVAKRLGKMLGIDPWLINPMYSQCAAVDGTGGKGLGQLQTTVDALLAKVRRKYKEYGINEKPFVTVKADNGRPDMGIMTVRETKDLDALQRKVRHMMVFGKDGQPASALIVQEGVLTRERVNDAIAEPVVYMMDRYVVGGFYRIHAERGDDESPPDAGFVPLAFEHSTPSPQSGVRPGVSGPNRFYMYGVVARLAMLAASYELEATNPDAEVYD; translated from the coding sequence ATGGTTCCGCATCTCATCACGGCCCTGACCGGGCCGATCAACGAACTCGAACAGCGCATCCTCGACTCGATGCCTGCCATCGAACGCTGGTTCCGCCTGGAATGGATGGAGCATCAGCCGCCGTTCTATACCTCGGTCGACATCCGCAATGCGGGCTTCAAGCTGGCGCCGGTGGACAGCAACCTGTTTCCGGGTGGCTGGAACAACCTGACCACCGAGATGCTGCCGCTGGCGGTGCAGGCGGCGATGGCCGCCATCGAGAAGATCTGCCCGGAGGCGCGCAACCTGCTGATCATTCCCGAGAACCACCAGCGCAATACCTTCTACCTGGCCAACGTGGTGCAGTTGCAGCGCATCTTCAACATGGCGGGTCTGAATGTGCGCGTGGGCTCGATCAGCCCCGAGATCAAAAAGCCCACCCTGATCAAGCTGCCCAACGGCGACAGCGTGACGCTCGAACCCGTGGTGCGCACCAAGCGCCGTCTGGGTCTGAAGGACTTTGACCCCTGCACCATCTTGCTGAACAACGATTTGCTGGCGGGGCCGCCGGGCATCCTGGAAGAGATTCACGAGCAGTACCTGTTGCCCCCGCTGCATGCCGGCCGGAGCGTGCGCCGCTTGAGCACCCACTTCAAGAATTACGAAGAAGTGGCCAAGCGTTTGGGCAAGATGCTGGGCATAGACCCCTGGCTCATCAACCCCATGTACAGCCAGTGCGCTGCAGTGGACGGCACCGGGGGCAAGGGCCTGGGGCAGTTGCAGACCACGGTGGACGCCCTGCTGGCCAAGGTGCGCCGCAAGTACAAGGAATATGGCATCAACGAGAAACCGTTCGTCACCGTCAAGGCGGACAACGGCCGTCCCGACATGGGCATCATGACCGTGCGCGAGACCAAGGATCTCGATGCGTTGCAGCGCAAGGTGCGCCACATGATGGTGTTCGGCAAGGACGGTCAGCCGGCCAGCGCGCTCATCGTCCAGGAGGGCGTTCTGACCCGCGAGCGGGTGAATGACGCGATAGCCGAGCCCGTGGTCTACATGATGGACCGCTATGTGGTGGGTGGCTTTTACCGCATCCACGCCGAGCGTGGCGACGACGAGAGTCCGCCGGATGCCGGCTTTGTGCCACTGGCTTTCGAGCACAGCACCCCGTCGCCCCAGTCCGGCGTTCGTCCCGGTGTCAGCGGCCCGAACCGTTTTTATATGTATGGCGTGGTGGCGCGCCTGGCCATGCTGGCGGCCAGCTATGAGCTGGAGGCGACCAACCCGGATGCCGAGGTGTACGACTGA